Proteins co-encoded in one Oncorhynchus kisutch isolate 150728-3 linkage group LG1, Okis_V2, whole genome shotgun sequence genomic window:
- the LOC109882086 gene encoding transmembrane protein 183A — protein sequence MPKKGNRKRLKFRAGDVCSESVTVADFANADPAVVKSGRVKKAVANAIEKEVKMLCGLEGSQGSVQEVFSSAATLTGDTLESSDDLDPGEDGENEAKQARKKKNKRRKECSECSDGEDYTVDIWLVLASYIRPEDVCTFALICRNAWTVTCTAAFWTRLYRRHYSLDTHLPFRLQPDSIARKRCLRARVIRSLFHLYEPFSSRVSLNPALPESTPTSLLNSKCLLFWVNKVVGTRPDPMWEFNFKFVKPAVRCKGGNATRGLLLPRQYEEVHANPDSDCYLLQVTTLNFIFTSVVMGMTLALFNINVSTDMRHHRVRLLFQDSPPQRGRRGEQGGTQVVLDPVHSVRLMDWWHPQYPSSPYI from the exons ATGCCCAAGAAAGGGAACCGAAAACGGCTGAAATTTCGGGCCGGGGACGTTTGCTCGGAGTCAG TGACAGTTGCTGATTTCGCCAATGCCGACCCAGCCGTTGTGAAGTCGGGGAGGGTAAAAAAGGCCGTTGCCAATGCAATTGAAAAAGAAG TGAAGATGTTGTGTGGGCTAGAGGGGTCGCAGGGTTCCGTACAGGAGGTGTTCTCGTCAGCAGCCACCCTCACCGGAGACACCCTGGAGAGTAGCGACGACCTCGACCccggggaggatggagagaacgaGGCCAAACAGGCCCGCAAGAAGAAAAACAAGAGGAGGAAAG AGTGCAGCGAGTGCAGTGATGGGGAGGACTACACAGTGGATATCTGGCTGGTGCTGGCTTCCTATATCCGTCCAGAGGATGTGTGTACGTTTGCTCTGATCTGCAGAAACGCCTGGACCGTCACCTGCACTGCTGCCTTCTGGACCAGACTATACAGGCG ACACTACAGTCTGGATACTCACCTGCCGTTCCGTCTGCAGCCAGACTCCATAGCCAGGAAGCGTTGTCTACGGGCTCGCGTGATTCGCTCCCTCTTCCACCTGTATGAGCCATTCAGCTCACGTGTCTCCCTGAACCCCGCCCTCCCAGAGTCCACGCCCACCTCGCTACTCAACTCCAAG TGTCTGCTGTTCTGGGTCAATAAGGTTGTGGGCACTCGACCTGATCCTATGTGGGAGTTCAACTTCAAGTTTGTGAAGCCG GCGGTGAGGTGTAAGGGTGGTAATGCCACCCGGGGTCTGCTGCTGCCCCGTCAGTATGAGGAGGTCCATGCCAACCCAGACTCAGACTGCTACCTGCTGCAGGTCACCACCCTCAACTTCATCTTTACCTCCGTCGTCATGGGGATGACCCTCGCCCTG TTCAACATCAACGTGAGCACGGACATGCGTCACCACCGAGTGCGCCTGCTATTTCAGGACTCTCCCCCCCagcgggggaggaggggggagcagGGGGGGACACAGGTGGTGCTGGATCCTGTACACAGCGTGAGACTCATGGACTGGTGGCATCCGCAGTACCCTTCCTCCCCCTATATCTAA